TGGTGTTCCAGGACTACAGCCGGTCACTGTTCCCCTGGCTGACCGTCCGCGACAACGTGGCGCTGCCGCTGCGCCGGCGCGGGAAGTCGCGGCAGGAGCGGCGCGAGGCGGCGCAGGAGGCGCTGGAGTCGGTGGGGCTGCCGGACGCGGGCCGCAAGTACCCCTGGCAGCTGTCCGGCGGCATGCAGCAGCGCGTGTCGATCGCGCGGGCCCTGGCCTACCGCCCCTCCCTGATGCTGATGGACGAGCCGTTCGGTTCCGTCGACGCGCAGACGCGGGAGGACCTGGAGGACCTGGTCCTGGAGGTCCACCGGACGCAGAAGATGACGATCCTGCTGGTCACCCACGACATCGACGAGAGCGTCTACGTCGGCGACCGGGTCGTCGTGCTGAACCGGTCCCCCGCCCGGGTGCACGCCGACCTGCCGGTGGACCTGCCGGCCGCCCGCGACCAGATCGAGACCCGGGGCCTTCCGGAGTTCGTCCGGCTCCGGGCCGAGGTGGGACGGCTCGTCCGAGGCGGCGCCAAGGTGCCGGGCGCCGCGCCGGCGGTTTCGGGCGCCGCGCCCGAGAAGTAGGGGGAAATGATGCGCGTACTCGTCGTCGGAGCCGGGATCGGCGGGCTCACGACCGCGTTGAGCCTGCACCGGGCGGGCATCGAGGCGCTCGTCGTCGACGCCGCCGCCCGGCTGCGGCCCCTCGGCGTCGGCATCAACCTGCTGCCCCACGCCGTCCGGGAGCTGACCGAGCTGGGCCTCGGCGGGGAGCTGGCCGAGCTCGGCGTCCCCACCGCCGAGATGGTGCACTTCGACCGGTACGGGGGCCGGATCTGGGGCGACCCGCGCGGGCGCGCGCTGGGATACACCTGGCCGCAGTACTCGATCCATCGCGGCGAGCTTCAGATGCTGCTCCTCGACACCGTGCGGGCGCGGCTCGGCGAGGGCGCCGTCCGCACCGGCACGCTCTTCGAGGGGTTCGAGCAGGACGGCGACACGGTGAGGGCACGCCTCCTCGACCGCGCGTCCGGCACCGCCGAGACCGTTTCGGCGGACGTGCTGGTCGGCGCGGACGGCCTGCACTCGGCCGTCCGGGCGCAGCTGTACCCGGACGAGGGCGCGCCGCTGTGGAACGGCATCCGCATGTGGCGCGGCCTCACCGAGGGGGAGCCGTTCCTGACCGGGCGGACCCTCGCCGTCGCGGGCAGCAACGCCGCCGCCAAGATGGTCGTCTACCCGATCTCGATGCGCGCCG
The sequence above is a segment of the Actinomadura coerulea genome. Coding sequences within it:
- a CDS encoding ABC transporter ATP-binding protein; translated protein: MLEITGLTHSYADGHVALDGLDLRVPDGELVSIVGPSGCGKSTLLRCIAGLIRPTGGTLALHGTPIDGVPGDLAVVFQDYSRSLFPWLTVRDNVALPLRRRGKSRQERREAAQEALESVGLPDAGRKYPWQLSGGMQQRVSIARALAYRPSLMLMDEPFGSVDAQTREDLEDLVLEVHRTQKMTILLVTHDIDESVYVGDRVVVLNRSPARVHADLPVDLPAARDQIETRGLPEFVRLRAEVGRLVRGGAKVPGAAPAVSGAAPEK
- a CDS encoding flavin-dependent oxidoreductase, encoding MMRVLVVGAGIGGLTTALSLHRAGIEALVVDAAARLRPLGVGINLLPHAVRELTELGLGGELAELGVPTAEMVHFDRYGGRIWGDPRGRALGYTWPQYSIHRGELQMLLLDTVRARLGEGAVRTGTLFEGFEQDGDTVRARLLDRASGTAETVSADVLVGADGLHSAVRAQLYPDEGAPLWNGIRMWRGLTEGEPFLTGRTLAVAGSNAAAKMVVYPISMRAERRGRALLNWVAEVRVPGDPRSGAADWNRAGRLEDVLPHFADWRFGWLDVPALLAGAERILEYPMVDRDPVGRWTFGRVTLLGDAAHPMYPIGSNGGSQAVLDARILAYRLATAATPAEGLLGYEQERLEAANAVVLACRDMPAERVLRLVAERAPHGFAAIEDVLSPEELAGITGAYLRTSFTDVEALNTRSSYTPTGEASPA